From Rudanella lutea DSM 19387, a single genomic window includes:
- a CDS encoding metallophosphoesterase, with protein MNRILFFLVISLVFLFIDWYVYQAIRTVSRSLSDEAQRIIALAYWGFSALSVGVFLFMQLSPPDYFDRHTRTFLYAGVMIPYFSKVIAVLFIFIDDIARFFRWVVSLFYRPDVREAADDVTRPTMPQTDVISRSDFLMKTALVAGAVPLVSLTWGILSGAHDYRIRRVKLALKNLPSGFEGMRIAQLSDIHSGSFFNKTAVKGGVEMLLSEKPDMVFFTGDLVNNTANEVEDYLPIFRQVKAPLGVYSTLGNHDYGDYVAWPSQQAKQQNLNNLKEAHRLMGWNLLLDENRVFTQNGDKIALIGIENWGAGDRWPKYGNLAKAYAGTEEYPVKLLLSHDPSHWDAQVRTQFPDIDAMFAGHTHGMQFGVEIGDLKWSPSQYVYKQWAGLYRQGEQQLYVNRGFGYLGYPGRVGILPEITVIELVKA; from the coding sequence ATGAATCGTATCCTTTTTTTTCTGGTCATCAGTCTGGTCTTCCTGTTTATCGACTGGTACGTGTATCAGGCCATCCGTACCGTTAGCCGGAGCCTGTCTGATGAGGCTCAGCGCATCATCGCCCTCGCATACTGGGGCTTTTCGGCCCTGTCGGTGGGGGTGTTTCTGTTTATGCAACTTTCCCCGCCCGATTACTTCGACCGGCATACGCGCACGTTCCTGTACGCGGGAGTCATGATTCCGTATTTCTCGAAGGTCATTGCCGTGCTCTTTATCTTTATCGACGACATCGCGCGGTTTTTCAGGTGGGTGGTTTCGCTCTTTTACCGGCCCGACGTGCGCGAAGCTGCCGACGATGTTACCCGCCCAACCATGCCCCAAACCGATGTAATCAGTCGGTCGGATTTTTTGATGAAAACGGCACTTGTGGCCGGGGCTGTGCCGCTGGTAAGCCTCACGTGGGGTATTCTGTCGGGCGCGCACGACTACCGCATCCGGCGGGTAAAACTGGCCCTCAAAAACCTGCCTTCGGGGTTTGAGGGGATGCGTATCGCGCAGCTGTCAGATATTCACTCCGGCTCGTTTTTCAATAAAACAGCGGTGAAAGGGGGCGTTGAGATGCTCCTGAGCGAAAAGCCCGATATGGTATTTTTTACGGGTGATCTGGTCAACAATACTGCCAATGAAGTGGAAGACTACCTGCCTATCTTCAGGCAGGTGAAAGCCCCGTTGGGTGTGTACTCGACCCTAGGTAACCACGACTACGGCGATTACGTAGCCTGGCCCAGCCAGCAGGCGAAACAACAGAATCTGAACAACCTGAAAGAGGCTCACCGGCTGATGGGCTGGAATCTGCTGCTCGACGAAAACCGTGTATTCACGCAGAACGGCGATAAGATTGCCCTGATTGGTATCGAAAACTGGGGGGCTGGCGACCGTTGGCCTAAGTATGGGAATCTGGCCAAAGCCTATGCCGGTACCGAAGAGTACCCTGTTAAACTCCTTCTGTCGCATGATCCCAGCCACTGGGATGCACAGGTGCGGACTCAGTTTCCGGATATAGATGCCATGTTTGCCGGGCATACGCACGGTATGCAGTTCGGGGTGGAAATCGGTGACCTGAAGTGGAGTCCCTCGCAGTATGTGTACAAGCAGTGGGCGGGGCTCTACCGGCAGGGCGAGCAGCAATTGTACGTAAACCGGGGCTTCGGGTATCTGGGTTATCCGGGCCGGGTGGGTATTTTGCCCGAGATCACGGTCATCGAACTCGTGAAGGCCTAA
- a CDS encoding efflux RND transporter permease subunit: protein MKAEHIKTLGFTNWCVENRTAIYIFTFIVTLGGLLVYNNLPKEQFPDIKVPTIIVTTAYFGTAPADIENTINKPIEKQIKSISGVKRLKSNALQDFSLITVEFNPDVQTAEALQRVRDAIDKARRDLPQKLDDGPTAQDVNFSEFPIMNINLAGNFSLNQLKTYAEDMQDVIEAMPEISRVDIVGALKREIQINVDLPRMQSAGLAFFDIQQAVQGENVNVSGGELNVEGVRRTLRVKGEFTDVQALQNLQIRTATGATVRLGDVADVRDAFEEQQDFARLGGKSVVTLNVIKRAGANLIAASDRIEQTIDEYKTERFPQGLDITVTADQSERTRAELHDLVNTVVLGFIFVVMVLMFFMGIRDAIFVGLSVPLSALVAFVLMPIIGPAIGTAFTLNTIVLFAFLLGLGLVVDDAIVVIENTHRLFNQHRDWDIKQSVKAAAGEVFVPVLSGTLTTIAPFFPLLFWPGIVGEFMKFLPLTLILTLFASLFVAYVMNPVFAVSFMKRHDEQHGEDADTSFNTIKRPLIIMTVLAGIGYVIDRGIGNMFVAFIILYVFNHYVLTPRIIVPFQDKWLPRLMRGYRKLISWVLVGWRPVGAILSMFVLLIGTFVLLGIVQPKVIFFPSGEPDYVYVYNVMPVGTDARITDSVTRVIEQRVFKVLKDEKAEDMVNSVIANVGKNAGDPFNPDRNATPQKSKVTVAFVKNEDRGGRSSEAILNKIRVAVQGIPGTEISVEREANGPPTGKAISIEIAGDDFGQLSALEKQVRAEIQRAGIEGIDQLKSDLITNKPEIIINIDKEKAQREGISAQQVAFAIRTALFGTEISKFRDAKDEYPIMVRLKEDDRSQIERLLSLNVVYRDMNLGGQLRQVPLSAVANINYSTTFNQINRKNQERLVTLSSDVVPGANANQINQQIQQVINQMEIPNGYSVKLGGEQEDQQESANFLVMAFGVAILLIYLILATQFNSVVKPLIIFFTILLSLIGVLLGFMITGKTFSVIMSGVGIIALAGIVVKNGILLIEFIDELRGRGMPLREAIIEGGATRLTPVLLTASAAVLGLIPLALGLTVDFVTLFRDFDPNILIGGDSAVFWNILAWTIIYGLTFSTVLTLVIVPCMYWVNERIRMKWFGKKDPALEMQKEPSVEMA from the coding sequence ATGAAAGCAGAACACATAAAAACCCTTGGTTTTACGAACTGGTGCGTAGAGAACCGAACGGCCATCTACATCTTCACCTTCATTGTTACACTGGGTGGTCTGCTGGTGTATAACAACTTGCCGAAGGAGCAATTTCCCGATATCAAAGTGCCGACGATCATTGTGACGACGGCTTACTTCGGGACGGCTCCGGCTGACATTGAAAACACCATCAATAAACCCATTGAGAAACAGATCAAGTCGATTTCGGGTGTAAAACGCCTGAAGTCGAATGCCTTGCAGGATTTCTCGCTCATCACGGTTGAGTTTAACCCCGATGTGCAAACGGCGGAGGCTTTGCAACGGGTACGCGATGCCATCGACAAAGCCCGGCGCGACCTGCCTCAGAAGCTCGACGATGGCCCTACAGCGCAGGATGTGAACTTCTCGGAGTTTCCGATCATGAACATTAACCTGGCCGGTAACTTTTCGCTCAATCAGCTGAAAACCTACGCCGAGGACATGCAGGACGTGATCGAGGCCATGCCAGAGATTAGCCGGGTTGATATTGTCGGGGCCTTGAAACGCGAAATTCAGATCAACGTCGACCTGCCCCGAATGCAGTCGGCGGGCCTGGCCTTTTTTGATATTCAGCAGGCCGTGCAGGGCGAAAACGTAAATGTATCGGGTGGTGAACTCAACGTAGAGGGTGTTCGGCGGACACTGCGGGTGAAAGGCGAGTTTACCGACGTACAGGCGCTGCAAAACCTGCAAATCCGGACGGCTACGGGTGCAACCGTTCGGTTGGGCGATGTAGCCGACGTGCGTGATGCCTTTGAAGAGCAGCAGGATTTCGCGCGGTTGGGCGGTAAATCGGTTGTCACGCTCAACGTAATCAAGCGGGCGGGCGCCAACCTCATTGCGGCCTCTGACCGGATTGAGCAAACGATTGACGAATACAAAACGGAGCGGTTCCCGCAGGGGCTGGATATAACCGTGACGGCCGATCAATCGGAGCGGACCCGGGCCGAGTTGCATGACCTGGTCAACACGGTTGTGCTCGGGTTTATCTTTGTGGTAATGGTGTTGATGTTCTTCATGGGCATCCGCGACGCCATCTTCGTAGGCTTGTCGGTGCCGCTCTCGGCGCTGGTGGCCTTTGTACTGATGCCAATTATCGGGCCGGCCATTGGTACCGCGTTTACGCTGAACACCATTGTACTCTTTGCGTTTCTGCTGGGGTTGGGGCTCGTGGTCGATGATGCCATTGTGGTTATCGAAAACACCCACCGCCTGTTCAATCAGCACCGCGACTGGGACATTAAGCAGTCGGTAAAAGCCGCTGCGGGTGAGGTGTTTGTGCCGGTGCTTTCGGGTACGCTCACGACGATTGCGCCCTTCTTCCCGTTGTTGTTTTGGCCGGGTATTGTGGGTGAGTTCATGAAGTTTTTGCCTCTCACGCTCATTCTGACCCTGTTTGCCTCCTTGTTTGTAGCCTACGTTATGAATCCCGTGTTTGCGGTATCGTTCATGAAACGGCACGACGAGCAGCATGGCGAAGACGCCGACACCAGCTTTAACACGATCAAGCGGCCGCTCATTATCATGACGGTTCTGGCTGGTATCGGCTACGTCATTGACCGGGGTATCGGCAATATGTTTGTGGCCTTCATCATCCTGTACGTATTCAACCACTACGTTCTGACGCCCCGGATCATCGTGCCATTTCAGGACAAATGGCTGCCCCGTTTAATGCGTGGCTACCGGAAACTGATTTCGTGGGTGCTGGTGGGCTGGCGACCGGTTGGCGCTATCCTGAGCATGTTTGTGCTCCTGATCGGGACGTTTGTTCTGCTGGGAATTGTACAGCCGAAGGTGATTTTCTTCCCGAGCGGTGAGCCCGACTATGTGTACGTGTACAACGTAATGCCCGTAGGCACCGATGCGCGTATCACCGACTCGGTGACGCGGGTTATCGAACAGCGGGTGTTTAAGGTTCTGAAAGACGAAAAGGCCGAAGATATGGTCAACTCCGTAATTGCCAACGTCGGCAAAAATGCGGGCGACCCCTTCAACCCAGACCGGAATGCCACGCCCCAGAAATCGAAAGTGACGGTAGCATTCGTGAAAAACGAAGACCGGGGTGGCCGCTCGTCCGAAGCCATTCTGAACAAGATTCGGGTAGCTGTACAGGGTATTCCGGGAACCGAAATCTCGGTTGAACGGGAAGCCAACGGCCCACCAACGGGTAAGGCTATTTCAATTGAAATTGCGGGTGATGACTTTGGTCAACTGTCGGCCCTTGAGAAGCAGGTGCGTGCTGAGATTCAGCGGGCGGGTATCGAAGGCATCGATCAGTTGAAATCGGATCTGATTACCAACAAGCCTGAAATCATTATCAACATTGATAAAGAGAAGGCACAGCGGGAGGGCATCTCGGCGCAGCAGGTAGCCTTTGCTATCCGGACGGCGTTGTTTGGTACCGAAATCTCGAAGTTCCGTGACGCCAAAGACGAGTACCCGATCATGGTGCGCCTGAAAGAAGACGACCGGAGTCAGATTGAGCGGCTGTTGAGCCTCAACGTAGTGTACCGCGACATGAATCTGGGTGGGCAACTGCGGCAGGTGCCTTTGTCGGCGGTGGCTAACATCAATTACTCAACCACGTTTAACCAGATCAACCGCAAGAATCAGGAGCGTCTGGTTACGCTCAGCTCTGATGTAGTGCCGGGGGCCAATGCCAACCAGATCAACCAGCAGATCCAGCAGGTGATCAACCAGATGGAGATTCCGAACGGTTACTCCGTAAAGCTGGGTGGTGAGCAGGAAGATCAGCAGGAGTCGGCCAACTTCCTCGTTATGGCGTTTGGGGTGGCTATTCTGCTTATTTACCTGATTCTGGCCACGCAGTTCAACTCGGTGGTGAAGCCGCTCATCATCTTCTTCACCATTCTGCTATCGCTGATTGGGGTATTGCTGGGCTTTATGATCACGGGCAAAACCTTCTCGGTGATCATGTCGGGCGTGGGTATCATTGCCCTGGCGGGTATTGTGGTGAAAAACGGTATCCTGCTCATTGAGTTTATCGATGAACTTCGGGGCCGGGGTATGCCGCTCCGCGAAGCGATCATCGAAGGCGGGGCTACCCGACTCACGCCCGTATTGCTGACGGCCTCGGCCGCCGTACTGGGTCTGATTCCGCTGGCGCTCGGCCTCACGGTTGACTTTGTGACCCTCTTCCGCGATTTCGACCCGAATATCCTGATTGGTGGCGACAGTGCGGTGTTCTGGAATATTCTGGCCTGGACCATTATTTACGGTCTGACGTTCTCCACCGTTCTGACGCTCGTAATTGTACCCTGTATGTACTGGGTAAATGAGCGAATCCGGATGAAGTGGTTCGGGAAGAAAGACCCCGCGCTGGAGATGCAGAAAGAGCCATCGGTAGAGATGGCATAA
- a CDS encoding efflux RND transporter periplasmic adaptor subunit, whose protein sequence is MKSYYILSALVFTLAACGEKKDDLQTKREELAKLKSEQADLNTRIRGLESELAKLDPKKKEAARVKDVVVEPIATTTFRRYVELQGTIDAKNNVQVSPKSGGTVLAVNVVEGSAVRAGQTLARLDDQVLRTSVEEVRTQLSLANTVFEKQSNLWKQQIGTEIQYLQAKNNKEALERRLATLQSQLSQSNVTAPISGVVDKVFAKVGTMGAPGMPMFQIVNLAQLKVVAKVADTYAGSVRKGDEVIVRFPDVNKELRTRINFVSTTVDPLSRTFTIEAPLPSDNALKPNMLAQVKINDVNKSNTVVINQNLIQNTETGQLVYVAVNEGGKKVAKSRKITTGQSYGGQIEIVAGLQPGDQLVTKGYQELTDGTPINF, encoded by the coding sequence ATGAAATCATACTACATTTTAAGTGCGCTGGTGTTTACACTGGCGGCCTGTGGGGAGAAAAAAGACGACCTGCAAACCAAACGCGAAGAGCTGGCCAAGCTCAAATCGGAGCAGGCTGACCTGAACACCCGGATTCGCGGACTGGAGTCGGAACTGGCTAAACTGGACCCGAAAAAGAAAGAAGCCGCGCGGGTAAAAGACGTGGTGGTAGAGCCAATTGCCACTACTACCTTCCGGCGTTACGTGGAGTTGCAGGGTACAATCGACGCGAAGAACAACGTACAGGTGTCGCCAAAGTCGGGCGGAACGGTATTGGCTGTCAACGTAGTTGAAGGGTCGGCGGTGCGGGCCGGTCAAACACTGGCCCGTCTGGACGATCAGGTGCTGCGGACATCGGTAGAAGAGGTTCGGACGCAGCTTTCGCTGGCTAACACAGTTTTTGAGAAGCAGTCGAATCTTTGGAAGCAGCAGATCGGAACCGAAATACAGTACCTCCAGGCGAAGAATAACAAGGAGGCTCTGGAGCGCCGGTTGGCTACGTTACAATCGCAGTTGAGCCAATCGAACGTAACAGCCCCTATCTCGGGTGTTGTCGACAAAGTGTTTGCTAAAGTGGGTACCATGGGAGCACCTGGTATGCCGATGTTTCAGATCGTAAACCTGGCGCAGCTGAAAGTGGTCGCGAAGGTGGCCGATACGTATGCTGGTAGCGTGCGCAAAGGTGATGAGGTAATTGTTCGGTTCCCCGATGTAAACAAAGAGTTGCGGACTCGCATCAACTTTGTGTCGACGACGGTTGATCCGTTGAGCCGGACTTTCACCATTGAGGCTCCGCTGCCGTCGGACAACGCGCTCAAGCCGAATATGCTGGCGCAGGTGAAGATCAACGACGTGAACAAGAGCAATACCGTAGTGATTAACCAAAACCTGATTCAGAATACGGAAACCGGGCAACTGGTCTATGTGGCCGTCAATGAGGGAGGTAAGAAAGTGGCTAAATCACGCAAGATTACGACAGGACAGAGTTACGGTGGACAGATTGAGATTGTAGCGGGCCTGCAGCCGGGGGATCAGTTGGTGACCAAGGGCTATCAGGAATTGACGGACGGAACACCGATTAACTTTTAG